A window of the Burkholderia sp. 9120 genome harbors these coding sequences:
- a CDS encoding L-serine ammonia-lyase codes for MNVSVFDLFKVGIGPSSSHTVGPMIAACRFASHIEDANLLTFVRSIKIELFGSLGATGKGHGTDKAVLLGLEGNLPDLIDPDLIEPRLKTIRETKQLTLLGKHPIKFDERDHLGFFRKLMPGAPGSGIVHPNGMRFQAFDENAQLLVEKEYYSIGGGFVVNREGDRVNGLRVGAEVPHPFRTGDDLMRVCRETGLSIAQITLRNECASRPEHEVREGLLAIWRTMSACVERGCKVRGELPGPMHVKRRAADLCAQLRSHSEESLRDPLSMLDWVNLYAMAVNEENAAGGRVVTAPTNGAAGVIPAVLHYYVKFMHASNDAGIVDFLLTAAAIGIIYKETASISGAEVGCQGEVGVACSMAAAALAAVMGGTPTQVENAAEIGMEHNLGMTCDPVGGLVQIPCIERNAMGAIKALNAARMAMKGDGQHYVSLDNVIKTMRETGADMKTKYKETSRGGLAVNVIEC; via the coding sequence ATGAACGTCAGCGTCTTCGATCTGTTCAAGGTCGGCATAGGCCCATCCAGCTCCCACACCGTGGGCCCGATGATCGCCGCCTGCCGCTTCGCCTCCCACATCGAAGACGCCAACCTGCTGACCTTCGTGCGCAGCATCAAGATCGAACTATTCGGTTCCCTCGGCGCGACCGGCAAAGGCCACGGCACGGACAAAGCGGTCCTGCTAGGCCTGGAAGGCAATCTCCCCGACCTGATCGACCCGGACCTGATCGAACCGCGCCTGAAGACCATCCGTGAAACCAAACAGCTCACGCTACTCGGCAAACACCCCATCAAATTCGACGAACGCGACCACCTCGGCTTCTTCCGCAAGCTGATGCCGGGCGCGCCAGGCTCAGGCATCGTGCATCCGAACGGCATGCGCTTCCAGGCCTTCGACGAAAACGCGCAACTGCTCGTCGAGAAAGAGTATTACTCGATCGGCGGCGGCTTCGTGGTGAATCGCGAAGGCGATCGCGTCAACGGCCTGCGCGTCGGCGCGGAGGTCCCGCATCCGTTCCGCACCGGCGACGACCTGATGCGCGTGTGCCGCGAAACCGGCCTGTCGATCGCCCAGATCACGCTGCGCAACGAATGCGCGTCGCGCCCCGAACACGAAGTACGCGAAGGCCTGCTGGCGATCTGGCGCACCATGTCGGCCTGCGTCGAACGCGGCTGCAAGGTGCGCGGCGAGTTGCCCGGTCCGATGCACGTAAAGCGCCGCGCGGCCGACCTGTGCGCGCAACTGCGTTCGCATTCGGAAGAATCGTTGCGCGATCCTCTTTCCATGCTCGACTGGGTCAATCTGTACGCGATGGCCGTCAACGAGGAAAACGCAGCGGGCGGGCGGGTCGTCACGGCGCCGACCAACGGCGCGGCCGGCGTGATTCCCGCAGTGCTGCACTACTACGTGAAGTTCATGCACGCATCGAACGACGCCGGCATCGTCGACTTCCTGCTGACGGCGGCCGCGATCGGCATCATCTACAAGGAAACTGCCTCGATCTCCGGCGCCGAAGTGGGCTGCCAGGGCGAGGTGGGCGTGGCCTGTTCGATGGCCGCCGCGGCGCTCGCCGCCGTGATGGGCGGCACGCCCACGCAGGTCGAAAACGCCGCCGAAATCGGCATGGAACACAACCTGGGCATGACTTGCGATCCGGTCGGCGGCCTCGTGCAGATTCCGTGCATCGAACGTAACGCGATGGGCGCGATCAAGGCGCTCAACGCGGCGCGTATGGCAATGAAAGGCGACGGCCAGCACTACGTGTCGCTCGACAACGTAATCAAGACCATGCGCGAAACCGGCGCGGACATGAAGACCAAATACAAGGAGACGTCGCGCGGCGGCCTGGCCGTGAACGTCATCGAATGTTGA
- a CDS encoding sarcosine oxidase subunit beta family protein, which yields MSRYSIFSLLRNGMSYHENWERQWKSPEPKREYDVVIVGGGGHGLATAYYLAKEHGVRNIAVLEKGWIGGGNTARNTTIVRSNYLWDESAALYEKAMKLWEGLSQDLNYNVMFSQRGVMNLAHTLQDVRDTERRVNANRLNGVDAEFLTPAQIKEIEPTINLNSRYPVLGASIQRRGGVARHDAVAWGFARGADQAGVDIVQNCQVTGIRRDGSQVIGVDTTKGFIKAKKVAVVAAGNTSTLADMAGIRLPLESHPLQALVSEPIKPVVNTVVMSNAVHAYISQSDKGDLVIGAGVDQYTGFGQRGSFQIIEGTLEAIVEMFPVFSRVRMNRQWGGIVDVSPDACPIISKTDVKGLYFNCGWGTGGFKATPGSGWAYAHTIARDEPHPLNAPFSLERFYTGHLIDEHGAAAVAH from the coding sequence ATGAGCCGCTATTCGATATTCAGCCTCTTGCGCAACGGGATGTCGTATCACGAGAACTGGGAGCGCCAGTGGAAGAGCCCCGAGCCCAAACGCGAGTACGACGTGGTGATCGTCGGCGGCGGCGGGCATGGTCTCGCCACGGCCTATTACCTCGCGAAAGAACACGGCGTGCGCAATATCGCCGTGCTGGAAAAAGGCTGGATCGGCGGCGGCAATACGGCGCGCAATACGACGATCGTGCGTTCCAACTACCTGTGGGATGAATCCGCCGCGCTCTACGAAAAGGCGATGAAACTGTGGGAAGGGCTCTCGCAAGATCTCAACTACAACGTGATGTTCAGCCAGCGCGGCGTGATGAATCTCGCGCACACGTTGCAGGACGTGCGCGACACGGAACGTCGTGTGAATGCCAACCGGCTGAACGGCGTGGACGCCGAATTCCTCACGCCGGCGCAGATCAAGGAAATCGAGCCGACCATCAATCTGAATAGCCGCTATCCGGTGCTCGGTGCGTCGATCCAGCGTCGCGGCGGCGTGGCGCGTCACGATGCGGTCGCGTGGGGCTTCGCGCGCGGCGCGGATCAGGCCGGCGTCGATATCGTGCAGAACTGTCAGGTGACAGGCATTCGCCGCGACGGCAGCCAGGTGATCGGCGTGGACACCACCAAGGGTTTTATCAAGGCGAAGAAAGTCGCCGTGGTGGCGGCGGGCAATACGTCGACGCTCGCGGATATGGCCGGCATACGCCTGCCGCTGGAAAGCCACCCGTTGCAGGCGCTGGTGTCCGAGCCGATCAAGCCGGTGGTGAACACGGTGGTGATGTCGAACGCGGTGCATGCGTATATCAGCCAGTCCGACAAGGGCGATCTGGTGATCGGCGCGGGCGTCGATCAATACACCGGGTTCGGCCAGCGCGGCAGTTTCCAGATTATCGAAGGCACGCTCGAAGCGATCGTCGAAATGTTCCCGGTGTTCTCGCGGGTGCGGATGAATCGCCAGTGGGGCGGCATCGTGGATGTGTCGCCGGACGCGTGCCCAATCATCAGCAAGACCGACGTGAAGGGCCTTTACTTCAATTGCGGCTGGGGCACGGGTGGCTTCAAGGCGACGCCGGGTTCGGGCTGGGCGTATGCGCACACCATCGCGCGCGACGAGCCGCATCCGTTGAATGCGCCGTTCTCGCTGGAGCGTTTTTACACCGGCCATCTGATCGACGAGCACGGCGCCGCCGCCGTCGCCCATTAA
- a CDS encoding sarcosine oxidase subunit delta: MLLIECPWCGPRAETEFSCGGEADIARPLDTEKLTDKEWGDYLFMRKNPRGVHREQWMHAQGCRRWFMAQRDTVSYEMQGYDTFERPLLAMDGNEGQAQSQVQEGKTQ; the protein is encoded by the coding sequence ATGCTACTGATCGAATGCCCATGGTGCGGGCCGCGCGCCGAAACCGAATTTTCCTGCGGCGGCGAGGCGGATATCGCCCGTCCGCTCGACACCGAAAAACTCACCGATAAAGAATGGGGCGACTATCTGTTCATGCGCAAGAACCCGCGCGGAGTGCATCGCGAGCAATGGATGCATGCGCAAGGATGTCGCCGCTGGTTCATGGCGCAACGCGACACGGTGAGCTACGAGATGCAGGGCTACGACACGTTCGAGCGTCCGCTGCTCGCGATGGACGGCAACGAAGGCCAGGCACAAAGCCAGGTACAAGAGGGTAAGACGCAATGA
- a CDS encoding sarcosine oxidase subunit alpha family protein, whose translation MSQTDRLPNGGRINRAMPLTFTFNGRQYQGYQGDTLASALLANGVHFVARSWKYHRPRGIVTAGVEEPNAVVQLETGAYTVPNARATEIELYQGLVASSVNAKPSIEKDRMAVNQKFARFIPAGFYYKTFMWPRKFWPKYEEVIRDAAGLGKAPEHNDADRYDKCFAHCDVLVVGGGPTGLAAAHAAALSGARVTLIDDQPELGGSLLSCRAEIDGKPALQWVHKIEDELRQMPDVKILCRSTAFGYQDHNLITVTQRLTEHLPVTQRKGTRELMWKIRAKRVILATGAHERPIVFGNNDLPGVMLASAVSTYLHRYAVLPGRNAVVFTNNDDGYQCALDLKAAGAQVTVVDPRASESKGTLPALARRYGVKVLNGVAITAAHGKLRVASVELVSYAKGQIGAKQSDLPCDLLAMSGGWSPVLHLFAQSGGKAHWHDDKACFVPGKAMQPETSVGACAGDFTLGQGIRFAMDAGIEAARAAGFIVTRPNPVQVAEITEAKMQPLWLVGGRELATRGPKQFVDFQNDVSAADIFLAAREGFESVEHVKRYTAMGFGTDQGKLGNINGMAILAQALGKTIPETGTTTFRPNYTPVTFGTFAGRELGEFLDPVRKTAVHEWHVENGAAFEDVGNWKRPWYFPKGGEDMHAAVARESLAVRTSVGILDASTLGKIDIQGPDSAKLLNWVYTNPWSKLEVGKCRYGLMLDENGMIFDDGVTVRLADQHYMMTTTTGGAARVLTWLERWLQTEWPDMRVRLASVTDHWATFAVVGPNSRKVLQKVCEDIDFANAAFPFMSYREGTVAGAASRVMRISFSGELAYEVNVPANVGRAVWEALMAAGAEYDITPYGTETMHVLRAEKGYIIVGQDTDGSMTPYDVGMGGLVAKSKDFLGKRSLTRSDTAKAGRKQLVGLLPDDPSFVIPEGSQIIAGPFQGDTAPMLGHVTSSYYSPILKRSIAMAVVKGGLDKIGETVTIPLASGKQMAAKITSSVFYDSEGARQHVE comes from the coding sequence ATGAGCCAGACAGACCGACTCCCCAACGGCGGGAGAATCAATCGCGCCATGCCGCTGACGTTCACGTTCAACGGCCGCCAGTATCAGGGCTATCAGGGCGACACGCTGGCCTCGGCGCTGCTCGCGAACGGCGTGCACTTCGTTGCGCGTAGCTGGAAATACCATCGGCCGCGCGGCATCGTGACGGCGGGTGTGGAAGAGCCGAACGCGGTCGTGCAACTGGAAACCGGCGCCTATACGGTGCCGAACGCGCGCGCCACCGAAATCGAGTTGTATCAGGGGCTCGTTGCCAGCAGCGTCAACGCGAAACCGAGCATCGAAAAAGACCGCATGGCGGTCAATCAGAAGTTCGCGCGTTTCATTCCGGCGGGTTTCTACTACAAAACCTTCATGTGGCCGCGCAAGTTCTGGCCGAAGTACGAAGAAGTGATTCGCGACGCCGCCGGTCTCGGCAAGGCGCCCGAACACAACGACGCGGACCGCTACGACAAGTGCTTTGCGCATTGCGACGTGCTGGTGGTGGGCGGCGGCCCGACCGGGCTCGCGGCGGCGCATGCGGCGGCGTTGTCCGGCGCGCGCGTGACGTTGATCGACGATCAGCCGGAGCTCGGCGGCTCGCTGCTGTCGTGCCGCGCGGAGATCGACGGCAAACCCGCGCTGCAATGGGTGCATAAGATCGAAGACGAACTGCGGCAGATGCCCGATGTTAAGATTCTGTGCCGCAGCACCGCCTTCGGCTATCAGGACCACAACCTCATCACGGTGACGCAGCGGCTCACCGAGCATTTGCCGGTGACGCAACGCAAAGGCACGCGCGAACTGATGTGGAAGATCCGCGCGAAGCGCGTGATTCTCGCGACCGGCGCGCACGAACGGCCGATCGTGTTCGGCAATAACGATCTGCCGGGCGTGATGCTGGCGTCGGCGGTGTCGACCTATCTGCATCGTTACGCGGTGCTGCCGGGCCGCAACGCGGTGGTGTTCACGAACAACGACGACGGCTATCAATGCGCGCTCGACCTGAAAGCGGCCGGCGCGCAAGTGACGGTGGTCGATCCGCGCGCGAGCGAGTCGAAGGGCACGTTGCCGGCGCTCGCACGGCGCTACGGCGTGAAAGTATTGAACGGCGTCGCGATCACGGCGGCGCACGGCAAACTGCGGGTGGCGTCGGTCGAGCTGGTGTCGTACGCGAAAGGCCAGATCGGCGCTAAACAGAGTGACTTGCCGTGCGATCTGCTGGCCATGTCGGGCGGCTGGAGCCCCGTGTTGCACCTGTTCGCGCAATCGGGCGGCAAGGCGCACTGGCATGACGACAAGGCCTGTTTCGTGCCCGGCAAGGCGATGCAACCGGAGACCAGCGTCGGCGCTTGCGCGGGCGATTTCACGCTGGGCCAGGGCATCCGCTTTGCAATGGATGCCGGCATTGAGGCGGCGCGCGCGGCCGGCTTCATCGTGACGCGGCCGAATCCGGTGCAGGTGGCCGAAATCACCGAGGCGAAGATGCAACCGCTGTGGCTGGTCGGCGGTCGTGAGCTGGCAACGCGTGGGCCGAAGCAGTTCGTCGATTTCCAGAACGACGTGTCGGCTGCGGATATTTTTCTGGCGGCGCGCGAAGGCTTCGAATCGGTCGAACATGTGAAGCGTTATACCGCGATGGGTTTCGGCACGGACCAGGGCAAGCTCGGCAACATCAACGGTATGGCGATTCTCGCGCAGGCGCTCGGCAAGACCATTCCCGAGACCGGCACGACCACGTTCCGCCCGAACTACACGCCGGTCACGTTCGGCACGTTCGCCGGCCGCGAGCTGGGCGAGTTTCTCGATCCGGTGCGCAAGACCGCGGTGCACGAATGGCATGTGGAAAACGGCGCGGCCTTCGAGGACGTCGGCAACTGGAAGCGTCCGTGGTATTTCCCGAAGGGGGGCGAGGACATGCACGCCGCAGTGGCGCGCGAATCGCTCGCGGTGCGTACGAGCGTCGGCATACTCGACGCGTCGACGCTCGGCAAGATCGACATTCAGGGCCCCGATTCGGCGAAGCTGCTGAACTGGGTCTACACCAATCCGTGGAGCAAGCTGGAAGTCGGCAAGTGCCGTTACGGCCTGATGCTCGACGAAAACGGCATGATTTTCGACGACGGCGTGACGGTGCGCCTCGCCGACCAGCACTACATGATGACGACCACGACCGGTGGCGCCGCGCGCGTGCTGACGTGGCTCGAACGCTGGCTGCAAACGGAGTGGCCGGACATGCGCGTGCGGCTCGCGTCGGTCACGGATCACTGGGCCACGTTCGCCGTGGTCGGTCCGAATAGCCGCAAGGTGCTGCAGAAAGTGTGCGAGGACATCGACTTCGCGAACGCGGCGTTCCCGTTCATGAGCTATCGCGAAGGTACGGTGGCCGGTGCGGCGTCGCGGGTCATGCGCATCAGCTTCTCGGGCGAGCTCGCCTATGAAGTGAACGTGCCCGCGAACGTCGGGCGCGCGGTGTGGGAAGCGTTGATGGCGGCGGGCGCCGAATATGACATCACGCCGTACGGCACCGAAACCATGCACGTATTGCGCGCGGAGAAGGGCTACATCATCGTCGGTCAGGATACGGACGGCTCGATGACACCGTATGACGTCGGCATGGGCGGGCTGGTCGCGAAGTCGAAAGACTTTCTCGGCAAGCGCTCGCTGACGCGTTCGGACACCGCGAAGGCGGGGCGCAAGCAACTGGTCGGGCTGTTGCCGGACGATCCGTCGTTCGTGATACCCGAAGGTTCGCAGATCATCGCCGGGCCGTTTCAGGGCGACACCGCGCCGATGCTCGGTCACGTCACGTCGAGCTATTACAGCCCGATCCTGAAGCGGTCGATTGCGATGGCGGTCGTCAAGGGCGGTCTCGACAAGATCGGCGAAACGGTCACGATTCCGCTTGCGAGCGGCAAACAGATGGCAGCGAAGATCACCAGCTCGGTGTTCTACGACAGCGAAGGAGCACGTCAACATGTGGAATGA
- a CDS encoding sarcosine oxidase subunit gamma, with translation MWNETRGTGSVVDRAVGKQTGVWQESPLVGTDALLKKHLATANAAFRLSERPFLELVNVRGDTRDAAFMQAMETVLGCRPPEKANTIARGNGYDLLWLGPDEWLVRSATAHDATRSAPLQAKLGAAFAGVFAAVVDIGSGYTVLEISGTRTREVLARGCPLDLHPKLFGEGQCAQSHYFKASMTLVPTGANSFDIVVRRSFADYFVKMILDAAEPLMS, from the coding sequence ATGTGGAATGAAACTCGAGGCACGGGCTCGGTCGTGGATCGCGCGGTCGGCAAGCAAACCGGCGTATGGCAGGAGTCGCCGCTGGTCGGCACGGATGCGTTGCTGAAGAAGCATCTGGCGACGGCCAACGCGGCGTTCAGATTGAGCGAACGGCCGTTTCTGGAACTGGTGAACGTGCGTGGCGATACGCGCGACGCGGCGTTCATGCAGGCGATGGAAACCGTGCTCGGCTGCCGTCCGCCGGAAAAGGCCAACACGATTGCGCGCGGCAATGGTTACGACCTGCTGTGGCTCGGTCCGGACGAATGGCTGGTGCGCTCGGCCACCGCGCACGATGCGACCCGCAGCGCGCCGTTGCAGGCGAAACTAGGCGCCGCGTTCGCGGGCGTGTTTGCCGCGGTGGTGGATATCGGCAGCGGCTATACGGTGCTTGAAATTAGCGGCACGCGCACGCGTGAGGTGCTGGCGCGCGGCTGTCCGCTCGATCTGCATCCCAAGCTGTTCGGCGAAGGGCAGTGCGCGCAGAGCCACTATTTCAAGGCGTCGATGACGCTCGTGCCGACCGGCGCGAACAGCTTCGATATCGTGGTGCGTCGCAGTTTCGCCGATTACTTCGTCAAGATGATCCTCGACGCGGCCGAGCCGCTGATGTCGTAA
- a CDS encoding MFS transporter: MSTAFQPRASAAARLERLPFSGYHRTIFLIIAAAFFFDSIDLGTMTFVLGSIKAEFHLSTATAGLVASASFFGMVIGAAVAGLLADRFGRRPVFQWSMVLWGLASYLCSTAQSVEALIFYRVLLGIGMGMEFPIAQTLLSEFVPAASRGRLIALMDGFWPLGFITAGVVSYFVLPAFGWRTEFALLAIPAVFVLIVRRVVPESPRWLEHRGRLAEADQVLAEVEAKVMKATGLTQLRAPAMHTEPAAVKGTGAFREIWSLAYRRRTIMVWTLWFFALLGFYGLTSWLGALMQQAGFAVTKSVLYTVLISLGGIPGFICAAWLVERWGRKPTCIASLAGSAVMAYVYGQTALHAQTPALLICAGLAMQFFLFAMWAVLYTYTPELYGTGARATGSGFASAIGRVGSLIGPYVVGVVLPVFGQGGVFSLGALCFVVAAVAVWVLGIETRGLVLETLVQDAVQADGELGLRPIRE, from the coding sequence ATGTCCACCGCTTTCCAGCCGCGCGCGAGCGCCGCCGCCCGACTCGAACGATTGCCGTTTTCCGGTTATCACCGGACCATTTTCCTCATCATCGCCGCTGCGTTCTTTTTCGATTCGATCGATCTCGGCACGATGACGTTCGTGCTCGGCTCGATCAAGGCGGAGTTTCATCTGTCGACCGCGACGGCCGGGTTAGTGGCGAGCGCGAGCTTCTTCGGCATGGTGATCGGCGCGGCGGTGGCGGGCCTGCTCGCGGATCGGTTCGGCCGGCGGCCGGTGTTTCAATGGAGCATGGTGTTGTGGGGCCTGGCGTCGTATTTGTGTTCGACGGCGCAGAGCGTCGAGGCGTTGATTTTCTATCGCGTGCTGCTGGGTATCGGCATGGGCATGGAGTTTCCGATCGCGCAGACTTTGCTGTCGGAGTTCGTGCCGGCCGCGTCGCGCGGCAGGCTGATCGCGTTGATGGACGGGTTCTGGCCGCTCGGGTTTATCACGGCGGGCGTGGTGTCGTATTTCGTGTTGCCCGCATTCGGTTGGCGCACGGAGTTTGCGTTGCTCGCGATTCCCGCGGTGTTCGTGCTGATCGTGCGGCGCGTGGTGCCGGAGTCACCGCGTTGGCTCGAGCATCGGGGGCGTCTGGCCGAAGCCGACCAGGTGCTGGCTGAAGTCGAAGCGAAGGTGATGAAAGCGACCGGCCTGACTCAACTGCGTGCGCCGGCGATGCACACCGAGCCGGCCGCTGTGAAAGGGACGGGCGCGTTTCGCGAGATCTGGAGCCTGGCCTACCGGCGTCGCACGATCATGGTGTGGACGTTGTGGTTTTTTGCGTTGCTCGGCTTCTATGGGCTCACGTCGTGGCTGGGCGCGTTGATGCAGCAGGCAGGCTTTGCCGTGACGAAGTCGGTGCTGTACACGGTGTTGATTTCGCTCGGCGGCATTCCCGGGTTTATCTGCGCGGCCTGGCTGGTCGAGCGATGGGGACGTAAGCCCACCTGTATCGCGTCGCTCGCTGGGAGCGCGGTGATGGCGTACGTGTACGGGCAGACCGCGTTGCATGCGCAAACGCCGGCGCTGCTGATCTGTGCCGGCCTGGCGATGCAGTTCTTTCTGTTCGCGATGTGGGCCGTGCTCTATACCTATACGCCGGAGCTTTACGGCACCGGCGCGAGGGCGACCGGGTCGGGGTTTGCTTCCGCGATTGGGCGGGTGGGGTCGTTGATCGGACCTTATGTGGTGGGCGTCGTGTTGCCGGTTTTTGGGCAGGGCGGGGTGTTTTCGCTGGGGGCTTTGTGTTTTGTCGTGGCGGCTGTCGCGGTGTGGGTCCTGGGGATCGAGACGCGAGGGCTCGTGCTGGAGACGCTGGTTCAGGATGCCGTTCAGGCCGATGGCGAGTTGGGGTTGCGTCCGATTCGGGAGTAG
- a CDS encoding GNAT family N-acetyltransferase, whose amino-acid sequence MKGTPISGATAAAEQPAAVSLRASTNADREFLKAVFFSTRFDEFAASGLSVTEIDALLAQQFDMQDSYYRRHYPAGRFDVVMSGDIPVGRLYHDWKRGRGLSVIDIALLPNFRGAGIGTRLMQALVGRAAQAGLVVNLYVEMNNRVQSLYRRMDFVKCGENGIYESLRREAAPFGSIVEPLPGLQSSIAE is encoded by the coding sequence ATGAAAGGGACGCCGATTTCAGGCGCGACGGCCGCAGCGGAGCAACCCGCCGCGGTGTCGTTGCGAGCGTCGACGAATGCCGACCGTGAATTTCTGAAGGCCGTTTTCTTCAGCACGCGGTTCGACGAATTCGCCGCCTCGGGATTAAGCGTCACGGAGATCGACGCGTTGCTCGCGCAACAGTTCGATATGCAGGATAGCTATTACCGGCGCCATTATCCGGCCGGCCGTTTCGACGTCGTGATGTCCGGTGACATACCGGTGGGCCGTCTGTATCACGACTGGAAGCGCGGGCGCGGATTGAGCGTGATCGACATTGCCTTGCTGCCGAACTTTCGCGGCGCCGGCATCGGTACGCGGCTGATGCAGGCCTTGGTCGGGCGGGCGGCGCAGGCCGGTCTGGTCGTCAATCTGTACGTCGAGATGAACAACCGGGTGCAATCGCTTTACCGCCGGATGGACTTCGTAAAATGCGGAGAAAATGGCATTTACGAATCGCTCAGGCGAGAAGCCGCGCCATTCGGTTCGATCGTTGAACCGCTACCGGGCTTGCAGTCCAGTATCGCCGAATGA
- a CDS encoding tail fiber protein translates to MSDPYLGEIRMVAFDFAPYGWALCQGQLLPLSQNQALFSLLGTLYGGTGTSTFGLPNLASRSPVGTGQGAGLTQIVTGQSSGLEQFTMTSAQLPTHTHPAVLPAATLTAAVSVPASTAATGGVEAPGPTTVLGEVVAGGRAATMYNPAAPDTSLKPFNVTVPFPQTTVPIGVAGSGLPVPLRNPYLGLNFCIALQGIFPTRG, encoded by the coding sequence ATGAGCGATCCGTATCTCGGCGAAATCCGTATGGTGGCTTTCGACTTCGCGCCGTATGGCTGGGCGCTGTGTCAGGGCCAACTCCTGCCGCTGTCGCAGAACCAGGCGTTGTTTTCGCTGCTGGGCACCCTGTACGGCGGCACCGGCACCTCGACGTTCGGTCTGCCGAATCTGGCCAGCCGCTCGCCGGTGGGCACCGGCCAAGGCGCCGGGCTGACGCAGATCGTAACCGGCCAGTCCTCCGGGCTGGAACAGTTCACGATGACCTCCGCGCAGTTGCCGACGCATACGCACCCGGCCGTGCTGCCGGCTGCGACGCTGACGGCTGCGGTCAGCGTTCCGGCTTCGACGGCGGCGACGGGCGGTGTGGAAGCGCCTGGGCCCACCACGGTGCTCGGCGAAGTCGTCGCAGGCGGACGGGCCGCCACGATGTACAACCCCGCCGCGCCGGACACGTCGCTCAAGCCGTTCAACGTCACCGTGCCGTTTCCGCAGACAACGGTGCCGATCGGCGTGGCCGGCTCCGGTTTGCCGGTGCCGTTGCGCAATCCGTATCTCGGTCTGAACTTCTGCATCGCGTTGCAGGGCATTTTCCCGACGCGCGGATAA